The following proteins come from a genomic window of Nitrospira sp.:
- a CDS encoding Vitamin B12 ABC transporter, permease protein BtuC, protein MKPPPARVQSDSCAGALSGKACRAYPTGGLVAQGAILTNSRWIATLGILSLAAIVVSLLCLHFGTQPIPYSEILRVFVDAMSRKEIDGGASDITRTILLQVRLPRMLLGFLIGCSLATVGVALQALLRNPLADPYVLGVSSGAALGAAVGVLFGAGTTFLAETALPACGFAGGLLALVIVYRMAAHYEQLPIHSLLLAGVILNAIFSAVIMFITSVLEPNRSYGMMAWLMGTLTAPTYGGLVGLVVYLSIGLFLLFSQMRTLNVLALGEESARTLGIDTEQTKRFIFVLTALLTGAVVSVSGMIGFIGMVVPHAVRLVTGADHRLLLPASALVGGTFLMGADTIARTLISPAEIPVGIITALAGGPFFVYLLIWRKDRLA, encoded by the coding sequence ATGAAGCCGCCGCCTGCCAGGGTTCAATCTGATTCATGTGCCGGAGCCTTATCCGGGAAAGCATGCCGTGCGTACCCAACAGGCGGCCTTGTCGCTCAAGGCGCCATTCTCACGAATTCCCGCTGGATTGCGACGCTGGGAATTCTTAGTCTCGCGGCAATAGTGGTTAGCCTCCTCTGTCTTCACTTCGGTACACAACCTATTCCGTATAGCGAGATCCTGCGCGTGTTTGTCGACGCCATGAGCCGCAAGGAAATCGACGGCGGGGCATCAGATATCACGAGAACCATTCTCCTGCAGGTTCGATTACCGAGAATGCTGTTGGGTTTCTTAATCGGATGTTCCCTGGCAACGGTGGGCGTTGCCTTGCAGGCACTGTTACGCAATCCGTTGGCGGATCCCTATGTGCTTGGTGTTTCCAGTGGAGCTGCGCTTGGAGCAGCGGTTGGAGTCTTGTTCGGAGCGGGCACCACATTTTTGGCAGAAACCGCTCTGCCGGCCTGCGGATTTGCCGGGGGCCTATTGGCGCTCGTGATCGTGTATCGAATGGCCGCTCACTATGAGCAATTGCCCATTCACAGTCTGTTGCTGGCCGGAGTGATCTTGAACGCTATCTTTTCAGCTGTGATCATGTTCATCACGTCGGTCTTAGAGCCGAACCGTTCATACGGCATGATGGCGTGGCTGATGGGAACGCTGACTGCTCCTACCTATGGTGGTTTGGTTGGACTCGTTGTCTATCTTTCAATCGGGCTTTTCCTCCTGTTTAGCCAAATGCGGACACTCAATGTTTTGGCTTTAGGGGAAGAATCCGCTCGCACCCTCGGTATCGATACGGAACAGACAAAGCGGTTTATCTTTGTATTAACGGCATTGTTGACGGGAGCGGTCGTATCGGTCAGCGGAATGATCGGATTTATCGGGATGGTCGTGCCCCATGCGGTGCGTTTGGTCACAGGTGCCGATCATCGGCTGCTTCTTCCGGCATCGGCTCTGGTCGGCGGCACATTTCTTATGGGTGCCGATACGATCGCCCGGACGCTGATATCACCGGCAGAAATTCCAGTCGGTATCATCACGGCCCTGGCTGGTGGGCCGTTCTTTGTCTATCTCTTAATTTGGCGAAAGGATCGTTTAGCGTGA